In Xenorhabdus nematophila ATCC 19061, one DNA window encodes the following:
- a CDS encoding nucleotidyl transferase AbiEii/AbiGii toxin family protein, which yields MSIYLFSLPEAPPMAFKGGTSLSKVFNVINRFSEDIDITLDYRYLLNGIDPLSGSYSKNQIKKLSEHLKQRVHQYANEMIVPHIQSELNDLSFSELHSIRIDESGEKIWVSYPSVTEESDEYLKSEVLIELGGRNVIDPNELHIIRPYLSDLVPELEFPSGQVVVLSPERTFWEKATLIHVECRRGLKENADRLSRHWYDLVMLSQHEIGHRAIADRELLEDVIRHKSVFFNASYAGYEECLVGRLSLLPNNEVLSALKADYQNMISAEMIYGIAPSFDELIEAIKQIQYRINS from the coding sequence GTGTCCATATATCTATTTAGCTTACCTGAAGCACCTCCAATGGCTTTTAAGGGAGGAACTTCGCTATCAAAAGTTTTCAATGTTATCAATCGGTTCTCTGAAGATATTGATATCACCTTGGATTATCGGTATCTATTGAATGGTATCGATCCTCTTTCTGGTAGTTATAGTAAAAATCAGATAAAAAAGTTGAGCGAACATCTCAAGCAGCGTGTTCATCAGTATGCAAATGAAATGATCGTTCCTCATATTCAATCTGAATTAAATGATCTTTCATTCTCTGAATTACACTCAATTCGAATTGATGAGTCGGGTGAAAAAATTTGGGTGAGCTATCCATCGGTTACAGAAGAGTCTGATGAATATTTAAAGAGTGAAGTTCTGATCGAATTAGGGGGACGCAATGTTATTGATCCGAATGAACTTCATATTATTAGACCTTATCTATCGGATCTCGTCCCTGAGCTTGAATTTCCCTCTGGCCAAGTTGTTGTTTTGTCTCCTGAACGTACCTTTTGGGAAAAAGCGACGTTAATTCATGTGGAGTGTCGTCGTGGTCTCAAAGAGAATGCCGATCGCCTTTCAAGACACTGGTATGATCTAGTGATGTTATCCCAGCATGAGATAGGCCATAGAGCGATCGCTGATCGTGAGCTTCTTGAAGATGTCATCAGACATAAATCTGTTTTTTTCAATGCAAGTTATGCCGGATATGAAGAATGTTTAGTTGGACGATTGTCGTTGTTACCAAATAATGAAGTACTGTCAGCGCTCAAAGCTGATTACCAAAACATGATATCTGCGGAAATGATATACGGTATAGCTCCCTCTTTTGACGAGTTGATAGAAGCTATTAAACAAATTCAATATCGTATTAATTCATGA
- a CDS encoding IS5 family transposase produces the protein MPRLMLTDDSWKLLSRIMHLTGRIYNKSEHRMTLEGMLFRMRTGIPWRDLPREFGDWNTVFRRFNLWSKKGVMTAIFQFLSRFNDPQWLFIDASIVKTHQDCACVKAPCEQAIGKSRGGNSTKIHLAVDSGGLPVHFDLSGGQLHDVSDAESLVLSSPEAEVVVADKGYDSQALRDLIKNRKARHVIPGKENSKQGNDDIDWCLYRYRHLVENAFLKIKKYRAVATRYDKLARNYESLVALAFSIMWLPMWVD, from the coding sequence ATACCAAGACTAATGTTAACAGATGATAGCTGGAAATTGCTATCAAGGATCATGCATCTAACAGGACGTATTTATAACAAGTCCGAACATAGAATGACGCTTGAAGGAATGTTGTTTCGGATGAGAACAGGTATTCCATGGCGAGATTTACCGCGTGAATTTGGCGATTGGAACACGGTATTCAGACGCTTTAATCTATGGTCAAAGAAAGGCGTGATGACTGCAATTTTCCAGTTTCTTTCTCGCTTCAATGACCCTCAATGGCTATTTATTGATGCAAGTATTGTGAAAACCCATCAAGATTGCGCCTGTGTTAAAGCGCCATGCGAGCAAGCGATAGGTAAAAGTCGAGGTGGTAACTCGACTAAAATACATTTAGCCGTAGATAGTGGTGGTCTTCCTGTTCATTTTGACTTGTCAGGGGGACAGCTCCATGACGTTAGCGACGCCGAATCCTTGGTATTATCCTCACCTGAAGCAGAAGTGGTTGTAGCTGATAAAGGTTATGATAGTCAAGCCTTACGAGATTTGATTAAAAACCGTAAAGCTCGACACGTAATACCAGGAAAAGAGAATAGCAAACAAGGTAATGACGATATTGATTGGTGTTTATATCGATACCGTCATTTAGTTGAAAATGCCTTCCTGAAAATCAAGAAATACCGAGCAGTAGCTACTCGGTATGACAAATTAGCAAGAAATTATGAAAGTCTCGTTGCTTTGGCATTTTCAATCATGTGGCTCCCTATGTGGGTCGATTGA